The Leucobacter rhizosphaerae genome includes a region encoding these proteins:
- a CDS encoding acetyl-CoA carboxylase biotin carboxylase subunit, which translates to MKKLLIANRGEIAVRIIRAAKEMGIATVAVTSEADRDSNAARYADEAVVIGPAPAGLSYLNHDAVLAAAAQTDADAVHPGYGFLSENAAFARKVQEAGLIWVGPNPDSIDLMGDKARARRAAIEAGVPVLAGTDGVLDVSGDIEALADEIGYPLVVKASAGGGGRGIRRINSREEVRGTVEVAQAEALAAFNSSDVYFERFVTHARHVEVQVFGDGESWVHLGDRDCSMQRRQQKVIEEAPAPGLPDDLREQMRQTSVELARQTAYTGAGTVEFLYDPARQEIAFIEMNTRLQVEHPISEAITGIDLVREQLRIAAGERLGYTQEDIRLDGHAFEFRINAEDPDNNFMPSPGLIETLDLSGGPGVRADFGFSAGQTVVPFYDSLLGKLVVWDTDRERALARAARALDETLIEGIKSTVPLMRRLIALEEFRSASHHTTTIESASGL; encoded by the coding sequence TTGAAGAAACTGTTGATCGCCAACCGCGGTGAGATCGCTGTGCGGATCATCCGCGCGGCGAAGGAGATGGGCATCGCGACCGTCGCGGTGACGAGCGAGGCCGACCGCGACTCCAACGCGGCGCGCTACGCCGACGAGGCGGTCGTCATCGGTCCCGCCCCCGCCGGGCTCAGCTACCTGAATCACGACGCGGTGCTGGCAGCGGCCGCCCAGACCGACGCGGACGCCGTCCACCCGGGCTACGGATTCCTCTCCGAGAACGCGGCCTTCGCGCGCAAGGTGCAGGAGGCCGGCCTGATCTGGGTCGGACCGAATCCGGACTCGATCGATCTCATGGGCGACAAGGCCCGCGCACGGCGGGCCGCCATCGAGGCCGGCGTGCCGGTCCTCGCCGGCACCGACGGCGTGCTCGACGTCTCGGGCGACATCGAGGCGCTCGCCGACGAGATCGGCTACCCCCTCGTCGTGAAGGCCTCCGCCGGCGGCGGCGGGCGCGGGATCCGGCGCATCAATTCCCGCGAGGAGGTGCGCGGCACCGTCGAGGTCGCACAGGCCGAGGCGCTCGCCGCGTTCAACTCGAGCGACGTCTACTTCGAGCGCTTCGTGACCCATGCCCGCCACGTCGAAGTGCAGGTCTTCGGCGACGGCGAATCCTGGGTGCACCTCGGCGACCGCGACTGCTCGATGCAGCGCCGGCAGCAGAAGGTCATCGAGGAGGCACCGGCGCCCGGGCTGCCCGACGACCTCCGCGAGCAGATGCGGCAGACCTCGGTCGAGCTCGCCCGCCAGACCGCCTACACGGGGGCGGGGACCGTGGAGTTCCTCTACGACCCCGCGCGGCAGGAGATCGCCTTCATCGAGATGAACACGCGCCTCCAGGTCGAGCACCCGATCAGTGAGGCCATCACCGGCATCGACCTCGTGCGCGAGCAGCTGCGCATCGCCGCGGGCGAGCGCCTCGGGTACACGCAGGAGGACATCCGGCTCGACGGTCACGCGTTCGAGTTCCGAATCAATGCGGAGGATCCCGACAACAACTTCATGCCGAGCCCCGGGCTCATCGAAACCCTCGACCTGTCGGGCGGACCGGGCGTGCGTGCCGACTTCGGCTTCAGCGCCGGCCAGACCGTGGTGCCGTTCTACGACTCGCTGCTCGGCAAACTCGTGGTCTGGGACACCGACCGCGAGCGCGCCCTCGCGCGAGCGGCCCGCGCCCTCGACGAGACGCTGATCGAGGGCATCAAGTCTACGGTTCCGCTCATGCGCCGCCTCATCGCACTCGAGGAGTTCCGCTCCGCGAGCCATCACACGACCACCATCGAGTCGGCCTCGGGCCTGTGA
- a CDS encoding biotin transporter BioY, giving the protein MTLADTPGTAAVPAPPRRRNVATDLALIATFAALIAVCSIIPGISLGPAPLTLQTFAVILAGAVLGANRGLLAVLLYLAVGAAGLPVFSGGTAGLAPFAGPTVGYLVAFPLAAWLTGFIVERLPRQRIATSIPLVFLAGLVANLVFIHTLGPLGLAWRADMTVGAAFVFDLAFWPGDLVKTLLVALVATAVHRAFPGLLPERRRANPASAAATAAPTAPATPTTAE; this is encoded by the coding sequence GTGACCCTCGCCGACACCCCCGGCACCGCCGCCGTTCCCGCCCCGCCCCGCCGACGCAACGTCGCGACCGATCTCGCCCTCATCGCCACCTTCGCCGCGCTGATCGCGGTGTGCTCGATCATCCCCGGCATCTCACTCGGTCCCGCACCGCTCACCCTTCAGACCTTCGCGGTCATCCTCGCCGGTGCCGTGCTCGGCGCGAACCGGGGCCTGCTGGCGGTGCTGCTCTACCTCGCGGTCGGCGCCGCCGGCCTGCCGGTCTTCTCCGGCGGCACCGCGGGCCTGGCCCCGTTCGCCGGGCCGACGGTCGGCTACCTCGTGGCGTTCCCGCTCGCGGCCTGGCTCACCGGGTTCATCGTCGAGCGCCTGCCGCGCCAGCGGATCGCCACGAGCATCCCGCTCGTATTCCTCGCCGGGCTCGTCGCGAACCTCGTGTTCATCCACACCCTGGGCCCGCTCGGCCTCGCCTGGCGCGCCGACATGACGGTGGGCGCCGCCTTCGTCTTCGACCTCGCCTTCTGGCCGGGCGACCTCGTGAAGACCCTGCTCGTCGCCCTCGTCGCCACCGCGGTGCACCGCGCCTTCCCCGGGCTGCTGCCGGAGCGCCGCCGCGCCAACCCGGCCTCGGCTGCGGCGACCGCGGCACCGACGGCACCGGCGACCCCCACGACCGCCGAGTAG
- a CDS encoding 2TM domain-containing protein codes for MNEDIRDVARKRIKAKRDFWNLLLVFGVIAIIMNVIWLMSGYRTYYWPTWPMIGFAIALFFTGIGAYGPGSKPISDSAIDREIQKLNGEG; via the coding sequence ATGAACGAGGACATCAGGGACGTCGCCCGCAAGCGGATCAAGGCGAAGCGGGACTTCTGGAACCTGCTGCTGGTCTTCGGCGTGATCGCCATCATCATGAACGTCATCTGGCTCATGAGCGGCTACCGCACCTACTACTGGCCGACCTGGCCCATGATCGGGTTCGCCATCGCCCTCTTCTTCACCGGGATCGGCGCGTACGGCCCGGGCAGCAAACCGATCTCCGACAGCGCGATCGACCGCGAGATCCAGAAGCTCAACGGCGAGGGCTAG
- a CDS encoding energy-coupling factor ABC transporter ATP-binding protein: MIELRGATVTAPTSSGAVTILHPTDLTLGEPRISIIGGNGSGKSTLARLCNGLVEPSAGSVTITASGDPALDTRRDGPAVRRKVGFVFTDPSAQLIMPTVVEDVSLSLRRAHRDPVARQAAALAALERFGIDRLADHSVHTLSGGQKQLLAIASVLATDPAILVADEPTTLLDLRNSRAIGDLLMSLPQQVIIVTHDLELAARADRTLVVEDGRVVFDGPAEAAVAHYRAHA; the protein is encoded by the coding sequence GTGATCGAACTCCGCGGAGCCACCGTGACCGCGCCGACCTCGAGCGGCGCGGTCACGATCCTGCACCCGACCGACCTCACGCTCGGCGAGCCGCGCATCTCGATCATCGGCGGCAACGGCTCGGGCAAATCCACGCTCGCGCGGCTCTGCAACGGCCTGGTCGAACCCAGCGCCGGCAGCGTCACGATCACCGCCTCCGGCGACCCCGCCCTCGACACCAGGCGCGACGGCCCCGCCGTGCGCCGGAAGGTGGGCTTCGTCTTCACCGACCCCTCGGCGCAGCTCATCATGCCGACCGTCGTGGAGGACGTCTCGCTCTCCCTCCGCCGCGCCCACCGAGATCCGGTCGCTCGCCAGGCCGCCGCACTGGCCGCGCTCGAGCGGTTCGGGATCGACCGCCTCGCCGACCACAGCGTGCACACGCTCTCCGGGGGGCAGAAGCAGCTGCTCGCGATCGCGTCCGTGCTCGCGACCGACCCGGCGATCCTCGTCGCCGATGAGCCCACCACACTCCTCGACCTCAGGAACTCCCGCGCGATCGGGGATCTGCTGATGTCGCTCCCCCAGCAGGTGATCATCGTCACCCACGATCTCGAGCTGGCCGCTCGCGCCGATCGCACCCTGGTCGTCGAGGACGGCCGGGTGGTCTTCGACGGGCCCGCCGAGGCGGCCGTCGCGCACTACCGGGCGCACGCGTGA
- a CDS encoding 5-oxoprolinase subunit B family protein, whose product MTLSEHARYTWGGDEFLLVEIAPDMSLEANFVANAMAAGLEERALAGIVDICPANASLLIRFDPDALDHEELERTARALEAEVKQATVQELETRIIEVPVWYDDPFTSETETRFREGYHQRPEGTDLDYSAEVNGLANAEEFIRRHHETPWLVSMVGFVAGLPFLFQLTPRERQLEVPKYLSPRTDTPPLTLGIGGCFTAHYSVRGAGGYQMLGITPSPIFDPEQKLADFSDFMVLFRTGDIVKYRPIDEAEYHEIQAEVEAGTYRYRQAPVRFTLAEALADPDGYNRSLLEALDVA is encoded by the coding sequence ATGACCCTGTCGGAACACGCACGATACACCTGGGGCGGTGACGAGTTCCTCCTCGTCGAGATCGCCCCCGACATGTCACTCGAGGCGAACTTCGTCGCCAACGCCATGGCGGCGGGCCTCGAGGAGCGAGCCCTCGCGGGCATCGTCGACATCTGCCCGGCGAACGCGTCGCTGCTCATCCGCTTCGATCCGGACGCGCTCGATCACGAGGAGCTCGAGCGCACCGCTCGCGCACTCGAGGCCGAGGTGAAGCAGGCGACGGTGCAGGAGCTGGAGACCCGCATCATCGAGGTCCCGGTCTGGTACGACGACCCGTTCACGAGCGAGACCGAGACCCGCTTCCGCGAGGGCTACCACCAGCGGCCGGAAGGCACGGACCTCGACTACAGCGCGGAGGTGAACGGCCTCGCGAACGCCGAGGAATTCATCCGGCGTCACCACGAGACGCCCTGGCTCGTCTCGATGGTCGGCTTCGTCGCGGGCTTGCCGTTCCTCTTCCAGCTCACCCCGCGCGAGCGCCAGCTCGAGGTGCCGAAGTACCTGAGCCCGCGGACGGACACTCCGCCGCTCACGCTCGGCATCGGCGGCTGCTTCACGGCGCACTACTCGGTGCGGGGCGCGGGCGGCTACCAGATGCTCGGCATCACGCCGAGCCCGATCTTCGACCCCGAGCAGAAGCTCGCCGACTTCTCCGATTTCATGGTGCTGTTCCGCACCGGCGACATCGTGAAGTATCGCCCGATCGACGAGGCGGAGTACCACGAGATCCAGGCCGAGGTCGAGGCCGGGACGTACCGCTACCGGCAGGCGCCCGTGCGCTTCACGCTCGCCGAGGCCCTCGCCGATCCCGACGGCTACAACCGCTCACTTCTGGAGGCTCTTGATGTCGCTTGA
- a CDS encoding TetR/AcrR family transcriptional regulator, protein MRNSRADVVAAALRVLEVQGLEGCSMRRVAAELEVQPSALYHHVPNKQTLLALMADEIVGGVGEPACAAAGSVSPGTGADAGSSVEGSSGAGSVAAGSPGADPRRICQALRDAMLAVRDGADVVATASAFRLGASAVENRLAALVGIDGARTLLLYTFGQAQATQTHRQAAAFGALLTGSGPAPAAADRTDVDPEPAAAADAEPEPGIDPALDLDASYARGIDLILAGLGATKAATSPRR, encoded by the coding sequence ATGCGCAACAGCCGAGCCGACGTCGTCGCTGCGGCGCTGCGGGTGCTCGAGGTGCAGGGGCTCGAGGGATGCTCGATGCGTCGGGTGGCGGCCGAGCTCGAAGTGCAGCCGAGCGCGCTCTACCACCACGTGCCGAACAAGCAGACGCTGCTCGCGCTCATGGCCGACGAGATCGTCGGGGGAGTCGGCGAGCCGGCGTGCGCCGCGGCGGGGTCGGTGAGCCCGGGCACCGGGGCTGACGCCGGATCGTCGGTCGAGGGATCGTCGGGCGCGGGATCAGTGGCGGCCGGATCACCGGGCGCAGACCCTCGGCGGATCTGCCAGGCGCTTCGGGACGCCATGCTCGCCGTGCGCGACGGGGCCGATGTGGTCGCGACGGCCTCGGCCTTCCGCTTGGGCGCGTCGGCGGTGGAGAACCGGCTCGCCGCGCTCGTCGGCATCGACGGTGCGCGAACGCTCCTCCTCTACACCTTCGGGCAGGCGCAGGCCACGCAGACGCATCGTCAGGCGGCGGCGTTCGGTGCGCTGCTCACCGGCAGCGGACCGGCACCGGCAGCGGCCGATCGGACGGACGTCGATCCGGAACCTGCGGCCGCAGCCGATGCGGAGCCCGAGCCCGGCATCGATCCCGCGCTCGACCTCGATGCGTCGTACGCGCGGGGGATCGACCTGATCCTCGCCGGACTCGGTGCGACGAAAGCGGCGACTAGCCCTCGCCGTTGA
- a CDS encoding biotin-dependent carboxyltransferase family protein, translating into MSLEILSPGLATTVQDRGRFGYYRFGIPQGGAMDQYAATLGNRLVGNTADEAVLECTYLGPKLTVDADTVVAITGAPVDVLVNGEAAPQYERVSLAAGDELSFGMLKGGSKFFIAVAGGIDVPEVLGSRSTYPIGKMGGFEGRAIQAGDVLPVGAPVDSGLPVLESIPEELRPDYAREVTVRIMLGLYDHKLTDEGLANLTEAEWTLTPVADRMGLRFDGPGASWKQEEQPFGAGQDPSNITDAGYAVGSIQIPGGTQPIVLHCDAVSGGGYAQAGTVISADMDLFARMAPGSTVRFVPVSMEEALAARAERRARIERVWS; encoded by the coding sequence ATGTCGCTTGAGATTCTTTCCCCCGGACTCGCCACGACGGTGCAGGATCGCGGCCGCTTCGGCTACTACCGATTCGGGATCCCGCAGGGCGGGGCGATGGATCAGTACGCGGCGACGCTCGGCAATCGGCTCGTCGGCAACACGGCGGACGAGGCCGTGCTCGAGTGCACCTATCTCGGGCCGAAGCTCACGGTGGACGCCGACACCGTGGTGGCGATCACCGGAGCACCGGTCGATGTGCTCGTGAACGGCGAGGCCGCCCCGCAGTACGAGCGCGTCTCGCTCGCCGCGGGCGATGAGCTCTCGTTCGGCATGCTCAAGGGCGGCTCGAAGTTCTTCATCGCGGTCGCGGGCGGCATCGACGTGCCCGAGGTGCTCGGGTCGCGCTCCACCTATCCCATCGGCAAGATGGGCGGGTTCGAGGGGCGTGCGATCCAGGCGGGAGACGTCCTCCCGGTCGGCGCACCGGTCGATTCCGGTCTGCCCGTGCTCGAGTCGATCCCCGAGGAGCTGCGTCCGGACTACGCGCGCGAGGTCACCGTGCGCATCATGCTCGGGCTCTACGATCACAAGCTGACGGACGAGGGGCTCGCGAACCTCACCGAGGCCGAGTGGACCCTGACCCCGGTGGCGGATCGCATGGGGCTCCGCTTCGACGGCCCGGGAGCGTCCTGGAAGCAGGAGGAGCAGCCCTTCGGTGCGGGGCAGGATCCCTCGAACATCACCGACGCGGGCTACGCCGTGGGCTCGATCCAGATCCCGGGCGGCACGCAGCCCATCGTGCTGCACTGCGACGCGGTCTCGGGCGGCGGCTACGCGCAGGCGGGCACCGTCATCAGTGCCGACATGGATCTCTTCGCGCGCATGGCGCCCGGTTCCACGGTCCGCTTCGTGCCGGTGTCGATGGAGGAGGCGCTCGCCGCTCGCGCCGAACGCCGCGCCCGCATCGAGCGGGTCTGGTCGTAG
- a CDS encoding energy-coupling factor transporter transmembrane component T family protein: protein MSAVSPLGAYIAGAGPLHRLRPGAKLLGLFAFATAVVWVPGAPSAAVALGIATALAIVAGLRGRDFWRVARGFLLIAVPLFVFQTWQQGWERGFEVVGDLFALILAASAVTASTRIEDMLDTITWSLQPLRRFGVRPDRVALSFSLMITAIPSILGIARETRAAARARGLERDPRALVVPLAIRTVAHAQLTGQALAARGIGEDED, encoded by the coding sequence GTGAGTGCCGTCAGCCCGCTCGGCGCCTACATCGCTGGCGCTGGACCGCTGCATCGGCTCCGACCCGGCGCGAAGCTCCTCGGCCTCTTCGCCTTCGCGACGGCGGTGGTCTGGGTGCCGGGCGCACCGAGCGCGGCCGTGGCGCTCGGGATCGCGACCGCGCTCGCCATCGTCGCCGGGCTGCGGGGTCGGGATTTCTGGCGGGTCGCCCGCGGGTTCCTGCTGATCGCGGTTCCGCTCTTCGTGTTCCAGACCTGGCAGCAGGGGTGGGAGCGCGGCTTCGAGGTGGTGGGCGATCTCTTCGCGCTGATCCTCGCCGCGAGCGCGGTGACGGCGAGCACCCGGATCGAGGACATGCTCGACACGATCACCTGGTCGCTGCAGCCGCTGCGACGCTTCGGCGTGCGGCCGGATCGGGTCGCGCTGTCGTTCTCGCTCATGATCACCGCGATCCCGAGCATTCTGGGGATCGCGCGCGAGACCCGCGCCGCCGCCCGGGCCCGCGGGCTCGAGCGGGATCCGCGCGCCCTCGTGGTGCCGCTCGCGATCCGCACCGTCGCGCACGCGCAGCTGACCGGGCAGGCGCTCGCGGCGCGCGGCATCGGCGAAGACGAGGACTGA
- a CDS encoding SseB family protein — MAQAQIPDGVHADYANTEVQTALRALQETPDYAHLAAFLTALRDGYLVIDVTGTSTKRGPRVRTIRSTNGQLVLPLFTSMAELRAAIPANQQDQLKGAVMVASEALALIGSDRFVAAEFDKASAALVILRKYITLAAGSDPITAATLEQMR, encoded by the coding sequence ATGGCTCAAGCGCAGATTCCCGATGGTGTGCACGCAGACTACGCGAACACGGAGGTGCAGACCGCGCTGCGGGCATTGCAGGAGACCCCCGACTACGCGCACCTGGCCGCGTTCCTCACCGCGCTGCGCGACGGCTACCTCGTGATCGACGTCACCGGCACCTCGACGAAGCGCGGGCCGCGGGTGCGCACGATCCGCTCCACCAACGGTCAGCTCGTGCTGCCGCTCTTCACGTCGATGGCGGAGCTGCGGGCGGCGATCCCGGCGAACCAGCAGGATCAGCTGAAGGGAGCGGTGATGGTCGCCTCGGAGGCGCTCGCGCTCATCGGCTCCGACCGCTTCGTCGCGGCGGAGTTCGACAAGGCGTCAGCCGCGCTCGTGATCCTGCGCAAGTACATCACCCTGGCCGCGGGCAGCGATCCCATCACCGCGGCCACGCTGGAGCAGATGCGCTGA
- a CDS encoding tautomerase family protein, with translation MPLVTIKMFEHRLQQDPELAERLAVAIDEVVAAHCTGPEGARPDTWVVVEGVPRTQWTFNGSTR, from the coding sequence ATGCCACTCGTCACCATCAAGATGTTCGAGCACCGCCTGCAGCAGGATCCGGAGCTCGCGGAGCGTCTCGCCGTGGCGATCGACGAGGTCGTCGCAGCGCACTGCACCGGACCGGAGGGCGCCCGCCCCGACACCTGGGTCGTGGTCGAGGGCGTGCCGCGCACGCAGTGGACCTTCAACGGGTCGACCCGATAG
- a CDS encoding HdeD family acid-resistance protein, whose amino-acid sequence MSSPETTLIQRAGDGVRTAIGVGGLIAVVLGLLIMFFPLKSGEVALQIVAAVVAAYALVVGVVYIGSSIFSRTLGGWARTGHIVLGLLYIVGGVIMMVNLGATAVVLAIFLSVTIGILWLFEGVLALTVLKQSSNKVWTVVYAIISIIAGVVLLFSPFMGAITLWLLLGISMVVLGIVQVVRAFSVKPSAV is encoded by the coding sequence ATGTCCTCTCCGGAGACCACTCTCATTCAGCGCGCCGGCGACGGCGTCCGCACCGCGATCGGCGTCGGCGGCCTCATCGCGGTCGTCCTCGGCCTGCTCATCATGTTCTTCCCGCTGAAGTCGGGCGAGGTCGCGCTGCAGATCGTCGCCGCGGTCGTGGCGGCCTACGCGCTCGTCGTCGGCGTCGTCTACATCGGCTCGTCGATCTTCAGCCGTACCCTCGGTGGCTGGGCCCGCACGGGCCACATCGTGCTCGGCCTGCTCTACATCGTCGGCGGCGTCATCATGATGGTGAACCTGGGAGCGACCGCCGTGGTGCTCGCCATCTTCCTGTCGGTGACGATCGGCATCCTCTGGCTCTTCGAGGGTGTGCTCGCGCTGACGGTGCTCAAGCAGAGCTCGAACAAGGTCTGGACCGTCGTCTACGCGATCATCAGCATCATCGCCGGTGTCGTGCTGCTGTTCTCGCCGTTCATGGGCGCCATCACGCTGTGGCTGCTGCTCGGCATCTCCATGGTGGTGCTCGGCATCGTCCAGGTGGTGCGCGCGTTCTCGGTGAAGCCGAGCGCGGTCTAG